The following are encoded together in the Ovis canadensis isolate MfBH-ARS-UI-01 breed Bighorn chromosome 2, ARS-UI_OviCan_v2, whole genome shotgun sequence genome:
- the LOC138432843 gene encoding protein yippee-like 5, giving the protein MGRIFLDHIGGTRLFSCANCDTILTNRSELISTRFTGATGRAFLFNKVVNLQYSEVQDRVMLTGRHMVRDVSCKNCNSKLGWIYEFATEDSQRYKEGRVILERALVRESEGFEEHVPSDNS; this is encoded by the coding sequence ATGGGCAGGATTTTCCTTGATCATATTGGTGGTACCCGTCTGTTTTCCTGTGCAAACTGCGATACGATCCTGACCAACCGTTCAGAACTCATCTCCACTCGGTTCACAGGCGCCACTGGCAGAGCATTTCTTTTTAACAAGGTAGTTAACCTACAGTATAGTGAAGTTCAAGATCGGGTCATGCTCACTGGCCGCCACATGGTTCGAGATGTGAGCTGCAAAAACTGCAATAGCAAACTGGGATGGATCTATGAGTTTGCCACTGAAGACAGCCAGCGTTATAAAGAAGGTCGTGTGATCCTGGAACGCGCTCTAGTTCGAGAAAGTGAGGGCTTTGAGGAGCATGTACCATCTGATAACtcttga